From a region of the Castanea sativa cultivar Marrone di Chiusa Pesio chromosome 10, ASM4071231v1 genome:
- the LOC142612643 gene encoding protein DOWNSTREAM OF FLC-like, translating into MAKTALLFVLCVLPALALGSRPMSNPFNVQGRVYCDTCRAGFETSATTYIPGAKVRVECKNRSTMELVYSKEATTDSTGTYNIEVDEDHQDQLCDAMLVSSPQSDCATVSPGRDRARVILTGLNGIASQKRFANAMGFMKEKALSGCAQVLKQYQEYDE; encoded by the exons ATGGCGAAAACAGCGTTGCTCTTTGTGCTGTGTGTGCTTCCAGCTTTGGCTCTCGGCAGCCGACCGATGAGCAACCCATTCAACGTGCAAGGGCGCGTGTACTGTGACACCTGCCGTGCCGGTTTCGAAACCTCCGCCACAACCTACATTCCCG GTGCCAAGGTTAGAGTGGAATGCAAAAACAGGAGCACAATGGAACTCGTATACAGCAAGGAGGCAACAACCGACTCGACTGGAACCTACAATATCGAGGTTGATGAGGACCACCAGGACCAGCTTTGTGATGCTATGCTTGTTAGCAGCCCCCAGAGTGACTGTGCAACAGTTTCCCCAGGGCGTGACCGTGCCCGTGTCATTCTCACCGGTCTCAATGGGATTGCATCACAAAAACGTTTTGCTAATGCAATGGGCTTCATGAAGGAGAAGGCATTGTCTGGCTGTGCTCAGGTTCTCAAGCAGTACCAGGAGTACGACGAGTAG
- the LOC142612412 gene encoding uncharacterized protein LOC142612412 translates to MGIRNGYSTPSYPQGNGQAEATNKVILAGLKKRLDDAKGGWVEELPHVLWAYRTTPRRSTGETPFSMTYGMEVIIPLESGFPTLKSDQYDEASNHERMYDCLNTIEERREVANVKMGSYQQKLKQTYDKGVRSRPLVPANSPSVTSSTGLAGGEGSFVTGASEGTEAGVGTSGSFVGVGGVGAKRNAGG, encoded by the exons atgggaataagaaatggatattcAACACCGTCCTATCCTCAAGGGAATGGTCAGGCCGAAGCGACAAATAAAGTTATCTTGGCAGGATTGAAGAAACGGTTGGATGATGCTAAAGGAGGCTGGGTAGAAGAATTGCCTCATGTATTATGGGCTTATCGCACTACGCCCCGAAGATCAACAGGCGAGactcccttttcaatgacgtaCGGAATGGAAGTTATAATACCATTAGAATCGGGCTTTCCCACCCTGAAGTCTGACCAGTACGATGAAGCTAGCAATCATGAGAGGATGTATGATTGTTTGAATACTATTGAGGAAAGGAGAGAGGTAGCCAACGTGAAAATGGGCAGTTATCAGCAAAAGCTCAAGCAGACGTACGACAAGGGAGTTAGATCCAGACCTCTAGTACCAG CCAATTCACCCTCCGTTACTTCGTCCACGGGCTTAGCTGGGGGAGAAGGGTCCTTTGTGACTGGGGCATCAGAAGGGACAGAAGCAGGGGTGGGCACTTCAGGATCATTTGTCGGCGTTGGAGGAGTAGGGGCTAAGCGCAACGCTGGGGGGTAA